A window of Triplophysa dalaica isolate WHDGS20190420 chromosome 7, ASM1584641v1, whole genome shotgun sequence contains these coding sequences:
- the si:ch211-106h11.3 gene encoding CCN family member 1 produces MKNLMCLMIFIIISFSSVKAGCPGVCECPAERPVCPPGVSAVPDGCGCCKVCAAQLNDDCHTGRPCDHHKGLECNYGNDVASLHGICRAKHEGRSCEYNGRMYQNGQSFRAGCKHQCICIDGAVGCAPLCTTDIPVSTPSCPAPRLVKVPGQCCPSVDCHSQSSILPPVFRRPQPPPYLFPDLHTFKNPGPKPYPYRPKNSLSNELMEVDKKWETPRSRKHLTAWKQAGRQCIVQTTSWTPCSRSCGMGVSSRVTNDNTQCKLVKESRLCNVRPCSSVAVPVKKGRKCSRTQKSPEPLRLHHAGCRSAQLYQLNYCGMCVDGRCCSPRRTRTAPVLFTCPSGERFERAVMFVQSCKCNDECGHLNDAALPPQRWLYGDTHKFID; encoded by the exons ATGAAGAATTTAATGTGTCTGATGATATTTATCATAATCAGCTTCAGTTCG GTGAAAGCCGGGTGTCCCGGCGTGTGCGAGTGCCCGGCGGAGCGTCCCGTGTGCCCGCCGGGCGTGAGCGCCGTACCTGACGGCTGTGGCTGTTGTAAGGTGTGCGCCGCTCAGCTGAACGATGACTGTCACACGGGACGACCGTGCGACCATCACAAGGGTCTGGAGTGTAACTATGGAAACGACGTGGCCAGTCTCCACGGAATCTGCAGGG CCAAACATGAAGGGCGCTCATGTGAATATAACGGCCGGATGTATCAGAACGGTCAGAGCTTCCGCGCTGGTTGTAAACATCAGTGCATCTGTATCGACGGAGCCGTCGGCTGCGCACCTCTTTGCACCACTGATATTCCTGTCTCCACGCCCTCTTGCCCCGCCCCCCGTTTGGTCAAAGTGCCAGGCCAGTGCTGCCCCAGCGTAGACTGTCACAGCCAATCCTCCATCCTGCCGCCCGTCTTCAGACGTCCACAGCCACCTCCGTACCTGTTCCCAGACCTGCACACCTTTAAAAACCCTGGACCGAAGCCATACCCCTACAGACCCAAAAACTCACTGAGCAATGAACTGATGGAGGTGGACAAAAAGTGGGAAACACCACGCAGTCGAAAGCACCTGACAG CATGGAAGCAAGCTGGGCGGCAATGCATCGTCCAGACGACAAGCTGGACACCTTGTTCTCGAAGCTGTGGGATGGGGGTGTCCTCTCGGGTCACCAATGACAACACTCAGTGCAAACTGGTGAAGGAATCCCGACTCTGCAACGTTCGGCCCTGCAGCTCTGTCGCTGTCCCTGTGAAG AAAGGCAGAAAATGCTCCCGTACCCAAAAGTCTCCGGAACCTCTCCGTCTACATCACGCCGGCTGCCGGAGCGCTCAGCTGTATCAGCTCAACTACTGCGGCATGTGCGTGGACGGCCGATGCTGCTCGCCTCGCCGCACCAGGACAGCCCCTGTGCTCTTCACCTGTCCCTCCGGCGAGCGCTTCGAGAGGGCCGTCATGTTCGTTCAGTCCTGCAAATGCAACGACGAATGCGGCCACCTGAACGACGCGGCCCTGCCTCCCCAGCGCTGGCTCTACGGCGACACGCATAAGTTCATCGATTAG
- the si:ch211-106h11.1 gene encoding volume-regulated anion channel subunit LRRC8D, translated as MFSLSELWSMGERQGSYKLLKPWWEVFMDHLLVLMLMVSVLAGTLLLSRDGVVCVPMSSSSGNFSSSTEPESDPLFTSPARGRRTNLDFQQYVYISHVCYHEALPWYSRFLPYVTLLHTLILLVSGCFWFHFPLTSARIEHFLSLLAKCCESPWTTRALSHTARLDTARFSETEQTVRPKGQAACSSKTRRLSVDSGTDSPLLVAADSGSTQPSPCPSAGSRCSILSGLSPVERVTPPQTSQVPLEGSRTPAPLDRSDREQARALFERVRRFRAHCESSDVIYKVYTAQTVFKVLKFIVIVSYVTPLLNSITFSHVCRPQTHTLTGYNTYQCSHSLSSILRKLMQTYISLLVLFGIIAVYTLIWICHKSLTQYSFQKQRETGSMLDVPDLQNDLAFLLHMADQYDPLLSQRLSVFLSPVSETRLLEESLERRWGSERLRSMMTCDPEGRSLLQLVALPHLPPALFTLNQLQVLKLELITDAKLTSLISNMTALREMHLYHCSASVEPGALRHLQEHLETLHLTFAQPADIPLWMYSLRGLQELHLTGRMSSDGGMGRGWPLCSLRQLRHLRVLVLRGSLQKIPGELSEVSGSLMRLEIHNEGTRLLVLTGLRRVTGLAEVQLQGCQLERLPSALLALTGLRSLDLQHNALRTLEELLGLQHLRHLSCLRLAHNHVLALPVSVGVLRSLELLDLSHNQLQNLPSALFTLHRLRRLLLAGNLLEGLPAEVRALKLLAELDLMGNRLEHLPEELFACCVELRNLNVSNNSLVSLGPGLDGLRLLSRLDVRGNCLEELPVALGGCVGLRGGGLLVENWLMHTLPRQIKDILSSPSSESPSRPDSDCFPAFSTAQWSFHSALESRI; from the exons atgttctctctctctgagctgtGGTCGATGGGTGAGCGTCAGGGCAGTTATAAGCTGTTAAAGCCCTGGTGGGAGGTGTTCATGGATCATCTGCTGGTGCTGATGCTGATGGTGTCCGTCCTCGCGGGGACTCTGCTGCTGTCCCGTGACGGTGTTGTGTGTGTTCCCATGAGTTCCTCCTCCGGAAACTTCAGCTCCTCCACAGAGCCCGAGTCTGACCCGCTCTTCACCAGTCCGGCGAGGGGTCGACGCACCAACTTGGACTTCCAGCAGTACGTCTACATCAGTCACGTGTGCTATCACGAGGCTTTACCGTGGTACTCGCGCTTTCTGCCGTACGTGACGCTGCTGCACACGTTGATTCTGCTGGTCAGCGGCTGCTTCTGGTTTCATTTTCCTTTGACGTCTGCACGAATCGAGCACTTTCTGTCTCTCCTCGCCAAATGCTGCGAATCGCCCTGGACGACCCGGGCTCTGTCCCACACGGCCAGACTGGACACGGCCCGCTTCTCAGAGACGGAACAGACGGTGCGACCCAAGGGTCAGGCAGCATGTTCCTCTAAAACGCGCAGGTTAAGCGTGGACTCTGGGACTGACAGCCCCCTGCTGGTGGCGGCTGATAGCGGATCTACTCAACCGTCCCCATGCCCGTCTGCCGGCTCTCGCTGCTCCATACTCTCTGGTCTGTCACCGGTGGAGCGTGTGACGCCCCCACAGACATCACAGGTTCCTCTGGAAGGTTCTCGGACACCGGCACCGTTAGATCGCAGTGATCGTGAGCAGGCGCGAGCGCTGTTCGAGAGAGTCCGCAGGTTCCGTGCACATTGCGAGAGCTCGGATGTTATCTATAAG GTGTACACGGCTCAGACGGTGTTTAAAGTGCTGAAGTTCATTGTGATCGTGAGTTACGTGACTCCGCTGCTGAACTCCATCACTTTCAGTCACGTCTGCAGACCGCAGACACACACGTTGACCGGATACAACACGTACCAGTGCAGTCACTCGCTCTCCTCCATCCTGCGCAAACTCATGCAGACGTACATCTCACTGCTCGTCCTGTTCGGCATCATCGCCGTCTACACGCTCATCTGGATCTGTCACAA GTCTTTGACGCAGTATTCCTTCCAGAAGCAGCGTGAGACAGGATCTATGTTAGATGTGCCGGATCTTCAAAATGATTTGGCCTTTCTGTTACACATGGCCGATCAGTACGATCCTCTTCTGTCTCAgcgtctgtctgtgtttctgtcacCGGTCAGCGAGACTCGACTGCTGGAGGAAAGCCTGGAGCGTCGCTGGGGGTCTGAACGTCTGAGGTCAATGATGACATGTGACCCTGAGGGTCGTTCTCTTCTTCAGCTGGTGGCTCTTCCACATCTTCCACCCGCTCTCTTCACCCTCAACCAGCTTCAGGTGCTGAAGCTAGAGCTGATCACAGACGCCAAACTCACATCGCTGATATCCAACATGACTGCACTCAG AGAGATGCATCTGTATCACTGCTCAGCATCAGTGGAGCCCGGAGCACTGCGACACCTGCAGGAACACCTGGAGACGCTGCATCTCACCTTCGCCCAACCCGCTGACATCCCGCTGTGGATGTACTCGCTCCGAGGCCTGCAGGAGCTTCACCTCACCGGCAGGATGAGCAGCGACGGCGGGATGGGACGCGGCTGGCCCCTCTGCAGCCTGAGACAGCTGCGTCACCTGCGTGTCCTGGTGCTGCGTGGGTCGCTGCAGAAAATCCCCGGGGAGCTGAGCGAGGTGTCGGGCAGTTTGATGAGACTGGAGATACACAACGAGGGCACCAGACTGTTGGTGTTGACCGGACTGAGACGTGTGACCGGACTCGCTGAAGTTCAGTTACAGGGCTGCCAGCTGGAACGGCTGCCATCTGCACTGCTGGCGCTGACGGGTCTGCGCAGTTTGGACCTGCAACACAACGCACTGCGCACACTGGAGGAGCTGCTGGGACTGCAACACCTGCGGCATCTGTCGTGTCTGCGGTTGGCACACAATCACGTGTTGGCACTGCCCGTCAGTGTTGGAGTTTTGCGCTCGCTGGAGCTCCTGGATTTGTCTCACAACCAGCTGCAGAATCTTCCGTCGGCTCTCTTCACGCTGCATCGGCTGCGACGCCTCCTGCTGGCTGGAAACCTTCTGGAGGGGCTGCCGGCGGAGGTGAGAGCTCTGAAACTCCTCGCCGAACTTGATCTGATGGGGAACAGGCTGGAACATCTACCAGAGGAGCTGTTTGCCTGCTGCGTGGAACTGCGCAACTTGAACGTGTCTAATAACTCGCTGGTCTCCTTGGGTCCTGGTTTGGACGGTCTGCGTCTGCTCTCTCGACTGGACGTACGGGGAAACTGTCTGGAGGAGCTGCCCGTGGCGCTGGGGGGTTGTGTTGGGCTTCGTGGAGGAGGTTTGTTAGTGGAAAACTGGCTGATGCACACATTACCTCGACAGATCAAAGACATCCTGTCCAGTCCTTCCTCAGAATCTCCATCCAGACCCGATTCTGACTGCTTTCCTGCGTTTTCCACAGCACAGTGGAGCTTCCACTCAGCGCTGGAGTCTCGAATATAA
- the ddx39ab gene encoding DEAD (Asp-Glu-Ala-Asp) box polypeptide 39Ab codes for MAENDVDNELLDYEEEEEPQGAPESEAPVGKKDVKGSYVSIHSSGFRDFLLKPELLRAIVDCGFEHPSEVQHECIPQAILGMDILCQAKSGMGKTAVFVLATLQQIEPLDGQVSVLVMCHTRELAFQICKEYERFSKYMPTVKVAVFFGGMSIKKDEDVLKKSCPHIVVGTPGRILALVRNKTLNLKNVKHFVLDECDKMLEHLDMRRDVQDIFRMTPHEKQCMMFSATLSKEIRPVCRKFMQDPMEVFVDDETKLTLHGLQQYYCKLKDSEKNRKLFDLLDVLEFNQVVIFVKSVQRCVALSQLLVEQNFPAIAIHRGMAQEERLSRYQQFKDFQRRILVATNLFGRGMDIERVNIVFNYDMPEDSDTYLHRVARAGRFGTKGLAVTFVSDEADAKILNDVQDRFEVNVAELPEEIDISTYIEQSR; via the exons ATGGCCGAGAATGACGTTGACAACGAGCTGTTGGATtatgaggaggaagaggagccTCAGGGAGCCCCGGAGAGCGAAGCCCCGGTGGGCAAGAAGGACGTGAAGGGCTCATACGTCTCCATCCACAGCTCCGGCTTCAGAGACTTTCTGCTCAAACCTGAGTTACTGAGGGCTATCGTGGACTGTGGTTTTGAGCATCCTTCTGAGG TGCAGCACGAGTGCATCCCGCAGGCGATCCTTGGCATGGACATCCTGTGTCAGGCTAAGTCTGGTATGGGAAAGACAGCCGTGTTTGTGCTTGCTACCCTACAGCAGATCGAGCCTTTGGATGGACAG GTGTCTGTGCTGGTCATGTGTCACACTCGTGAACTGGCATTTCAGATTTGTAAGGAGTATGAGCGTTTCTCCAAGTACATGCCCACGGTGAAGGTGGCAGTTTTCTTCGGTGGCATGTCTATAAAGAAGGACGAGGACGTTCTGAAGAAGAGCTGCCCTCACATCGTGGTTGGCACACCTGGGCGAATTCTCGCTCTGGTCCGAAACAAGACCCTCAATCTGAAGAACGTCAAGCACTTCGTTCTGGATGAGTGTGACAAGATGTTAGAACATCTGG ATATGAGACGTGACGTTCAGGATATCTTCAGAATGACGCCCCACGAGAAACAGTGTATGATGTTCAGCGCCACCCTCAGTAAAGAGATTCGACCCGTCTGCCGCAAGTTCATGCAGGAT CCAATGGAGGTGTTTGTGGACGATGAGACGAAACTGACCCTTCACGGTCTCCAGCAGTACTACTGCAAACTGAAGGACAGCGAGAAGAACCGCAAGCTCTTCGACCTGCTCGACGTCCTGGAGTTCAACCAG GTGGTGATATTCGTGAAGTCCGTGCAGCGTTGCGTGGCGCTCTCACAGTTACTGGTGGAGCAGAATTTTCCCGCCATCGCCATCCACCGAGGAATGGCGCAGGAGGAGAGGTTGTCACGGTATCAGCAGTTCAAAGACTTCCAGAGGCGGATTCTAGTGGCTACAAACCTGTTCGGTCGAGGAATGGACATCGAGAGGGTCAACATCGTCTTCAACTACGACATGCCTGAGGATTCAGACACATATCTTCACAGG GTGGCTCGTGCAGGTCGATTTGGCACAAAAGGTTTAGCCGTCACCTTTGTTTCTGATGAGGCAGATGCCAAAATCTTGAATGATGTGCAGGATCGATTTGAGGTCAACGTTGCAGAGTTACCAGAGGAAATTGATATTTCTACGTACA TCGAACAGTCCAGATGA